A genomic stretch from Podospora pseudoanserina strain CBS 124.78 chromosome 3, whole genome shotgun sequence includes:
- a CDS encoding hypothetical protein (COG:C; EggNog:ENOG503NUDW), translating to MQLQFYNIINDELRGSEDTHTVTDPRTEEELWPCPIATASDFEDAVAAASKAFLTWSQTSLAERQALLVKLADNIKEHGDELAAVLARETGKSTILANIDVQAAIAQSLYYSQNGLSDEIQHEDDHSRVIATHIPIGTVGAICPWNFPLILSNIKIVSSLVTGNCVIVKPSPFTPYAVLKHIELARGIFPPGVLQVLNGGAELGAAMCSHPGIHKISFTGQTSTGKKVMAACAKTLKKVTLELAGNDACIVLPDADLDKAVPSIASGGFFNAGQVCVASKRIYVHECIYDEFLERLVREVEEKYQVQEDGTVPSVFGPVDNKLQFEIVKGIIEDCKRRGFDIRTGGKTVDVAESGKGFWLEPTIVSRPEEGSLLVQEEQFGPVLPILGWSDEDDVVRRANLANAGLGASVYSRDLKEAERVARRLEAGSVWINQSERPNFAAYFSGIKDSGFGGEMGRQGLLSYAYTKCLHFTK from the exons ATGCAGCTCCAGTTctacaacatcatcaacgatGAGCTCCGCGGAAGCGAAGACACTCACACCGTGACCGATCCCCGAACAGAAGAGGAGCTCTGGCCCTGCCCAATCGCAACCGCGTCGGACTTTGAAGATGCCGTCGCGGCCGCCTCCAAGGCATTCCTCACCTGGTCACAAACCAGCCTCGCCGAGCGCCAAGCCTTGCTCGTGAAGCTGGCCGACAACATCAAGGAGCACGGAGACGAGCTCGCAGCTGTTCTCGCCAGAGAGACCGGCAAATCC accatcctcgccaacatcGACGTCCAAGCCGCCATCGCCCAATCCCTCTACTACTCCCAAAACGGCCTCTCGGACGAGATCCAGCACGAGGACGACCACTCCAGAGTCATCGCCACCCACATCCCCATCGGCACCGTCGGCGCCATCTGCCCCTGGAacttccccctcatcctctccaacatcaagattgtctcctccctcgtGACGGGGAACTGCGTCATCGtcaaaccctcccccttcaccccttACGCCGTCCTCAAGCACATCGAACTAGCCAGGGGGATCTTCCCCCCGGGCGTGCTGCAGGTGCTGAACGGGGGAGCGGAGCTGGGGGCGGCGATGTGCTCCCACCCGGGGATCCACAAGATATCCTTCACAGGGCAGACGTCAACCGGGAAAAAAGTCATGGCTGCTTGCGCAAAGACTTTGAAAAAGGTCACGCTTGAGCTGGCGGGAAACGATGCTTGTATTGTGCTTCCTGATGCAGATCTTGACAAGGCGGTGCCGAGCATCGCTTCTGGGGGTTTCTTCAACGCAGGTCAAGTTTGTGTCGCGAGTAAAAGGATCTACGTCCACGAGTGCATTTATGACGAGTTcctggagaggttggtgagggaggtggaggaaaaGTATCAGGTCCAGGAGGATGGGACGGTGCCGAGCGTGTTTGGGCCGGTGGACAATAAGTTGCAGTTTGAGATTGTCAAGGGGATTATTGAGGACTgcaagaggagggggtttgacaTCAGGACGGGGGGGAAGACGGTCGATGTGGCCGagagtgggaaggggtttTGGTTGGAGCCTACGATTGTCAGTcggccggaggaggggagcttgTTGGTGCAGGAGGAGCAGTTCGGGCCGGTGTTGCCGATTTTGGGGtggagtgatgaggatgatgtggtAAGGAGGGCAAATTTGGCGAATGCTGGGTTGGGCGCGTCGGTTTATTCGAGGGACttgaaggaggcggagagggttgccaggaggttggaggcggggagTGTTTGGATCAATCAGAGTGAGAGGCCGAACTTTGCGGCTTATTTCAGCGGGATCAAGGATTCtggctttgggggggagatggggagacAGGGCTTGCTGAGTTATGCTTACACCAAGTGTTTGCATTTTACAaagtga
- a CDS encoding hypothetical protein (COG:I; EggNog:ENOG503NVYV), translating to MAPKSKAPVYVLGVGMTKFIKPRGKVDYTELGYEAGIKALLDAGITYDDVDNGVACFCYGDSTSGQRVFYQFGMTQIPIVNVNNNCSTGSTGLYMGRTLIASGASDCALVVGWEKMMPGSLGSHWNDRENPIGTTYVMMAQTRGLSKAPGAPQIFGNAGREYMEKYGARKEDFAEIARINHAHSVNNPYSQFQDVYTLEQIMQSPAVHEPLTKLQCCPTSDGGAAAVLVSQSFLDAHPHLKDRAILIAGQALTTDAPSLFSKSSIDLVGREMTQRAAEIALGEAGITARDCQVCELHDCFSANEMCLIDALGLSEPGKAHEFVRSGAITYGPNTKVVVNPSGGLISKGHPLGATGIAQCAELVWHLRGWANNRAVKGTKYALQHNLGLGGAAVVTVYKRPDGQEASVLGSEEVGRVSGVGYNPAVEARGFTEEQADKVRSKRRSEFALTKTLQLMKQAQAKV from the exons ATGGCACCCAAATCCAAAGCTCCCGTCTACGTTCTCGGCGTAGGCATGACCAAGTTCATCAAGCCCCGCGGCAAGGTAGACTACACCGAGCTCGGCTACGAAGCCGGCATCAAAGCCCTCCTCGACGCCGGCATCACCTACGACGATGTCGACAATGGCGTCGCTTGCTTCTGCTACGGCGATTCCACCTCTGGCCAGCGTGTCTTTTACCAGTTTGGCATGACGCAGATTCCCATCgtcaacgtcaacaacaactgcTCTACTGGGTCTACTGGTCTCTACATGGGCCGGACCCTCATTGCGTCTGGAGCGTCTGATTGTgccttggtggtgggctgggagaagatgatgccTGGAAGCTTGGGCTCTCACTGGAACGACAGGGAGAACCCCATCGGCACGACGTATGTGATGATGGCGCAGACCAGGGGGTTGAGCAAGGCCCCGGGGGCGCCGCAGATCTTCGGGAATGCTGGGAGGGAGTACATGGAGAA GTATGGCGCCAGAAAAGAGGACTTTGCCGAGATCGCCCGCATCAACCACGCCCACTCCGTCAACAACCCCTACTCTCAGTTCCAGGACGTCTACACCCTCGAGCAGATCATGCAGTCCCCCGCCGTCCACGAGCCCCTCACCAAGCTCCAGTGCTGCCCTACCTCTGACggtggtgccgccgccgtcctgGTCTCCCAATCCTTCCTCGACGcccacccccacctcaaAGACCGCGCCATTCTCATCGCCGGTCAGGCTCTCACCACCGACGCGCCATCGCTCttctccaagtcctccaTTGATCTTGTGGGCCGGGAGATGACCCAGCGCGCGGCTGAGATCGCCCTGGGGGAAGCAGGCATCACGGCTAGAGACTGCCAAGTCTGCGAACTCCACGACTGCTTTTCCGCCAACGAGATGTGTCTTATTGACGCCCTTGGGTTGTCCGAGCCGGGCAAGGCGCACGAGTTTGTCAGGAGCGGGGCGATCACTTACGGGCCCAACACCAAGGTTGTGGTGAATCCTTCTGGGGGGTTGATCTCGAAGGGGCACCCGCTCGGGGCGACGGGTATCGCGCAGTGTGCCGAGCTGGTCTGGCATCTGAGGGGGTGGGCTAACAACCGGGCGGTGAAGGGGACAAAGTATGCGCTGCAGCATaatttggggttggggggcgCGGCGGTGGTGACTGTTTACAAGAGGCCTGATGGGCAGGAGGCGAGCGTGTTGGggagtgaggaggtggggagggtgagcgGGGTTGGGTATAAcccggcggtggaggcgagggggtttacggaggagcaggctgaCAAGGTGAGGAGTAAGAGGAGGAGTGAGTTTGCGTTGACGAAGACGCTGCAGTTGATGAAGCAGGCTCAGGCGAAGGTTTAG